A window from Citrus sinensis cultivar Valencia sweet orange chromosome 3, DVS_A1.0, whole genome shotgun sequence encodes these proteins:
- the LOC102608833 gene encoding transcription termination factor MTEF18, mitochondrial, with product MQNPKSLCTIFSRHLSSAAKLKIPTKYRPRAIKEAQQAVTEYLHYTKSIPFTYAEHISKHSLNTLSKLIADLGVSYSAPSFSSTFQRFLRYHPINEFEFFFESIGIDHAEVSCFLPANKFFLSEDSCLLNAACALSSFGFPWDKLGKLYKEEVSIFSQSSQDLTAKLSRLKNYYGFSNVILVGICLGFPHVLTGNGDEWGTEIATLFDDLKTVFVDFGLMSSVEGNVEVWYDICRKIRVFYDFRFEKGKLGELMGRNKSIFLDYPEEVLVQKVEYFCRFGVGNEDVGLLLLKSPEILSFDLETQVISVKGLLNHLGLSAKELKSVSEKYPYVLGRNKMANLPYVIRAADLQDWFFNKITNGYYKLLGNYALSNPDEDLDREFGDSLEKLLSSSRTPRHTMNKLTFLHGIGYGENTLTLKVLAKAHGTGSELQERFDCLLRNGVAFSKLCMMIRLTPKILNQNPETIEQKLDFLCQDLGSSLDYLYAFPTFLCFDLEYRIKPRYKFHMWLVENGLCTKNYSIASMVATSEKSFISRIYGIHPAAPKQWLECFFCKRPSKSC from the coding sequence ATGCAAAACCCTAAATCTCTATGCACAATCTTTTCCCGCCACTTGAGTTCAGCGGCAAAACTCAAAATCCCTACAAAGTACAGGCCACGAGCGATCAAAGAAGCGCAACAAGCAGTGACTGAGTATCTCCACTACACAAAGTCAATACCTTTCACTTATGCGGAGCACATTAGCAAGCACTCTCTAAACACTCTCTCCAAGCTCATTGCCGATCTTGGCGTCTCTTATTCAGCCCCAAGTTTCTCTAGTACCTTCCAGAGATTCCTCAGGTACCATCCCATTAACgaatttgagtttttctttGAAAGCATTGGTATTGATCATGCTGAAGTTAGTTGCTTTTTGCCTGCTAATAAGTTTTTCCTTTCGGAGGATTCCTGCTTGTTGAATGCTGCTTGTGCGCTTTCCAGTTTTGGGTTTCCTTGGGACAAGTTGGGTAAGTTATACAAAGAGGAAGTTTCGATTTTTAGTCAGAGTTCACAAGATTTAACAGCTAAGCTATCTAGGTTGAAAAACTATTATGGGTTTAGTAATGTTATTTTGGTCGGCATTTGTTTGGGTTTTCCTCACGTGTTGACTGGTAATGGAGATGAATGGGGTACAGAGATTGCCACATTGTTTGATGATTTGAAAACggtttttgttgattttggtCTGATGAGTTCTGTTGAGGGAAATGTGGAGGTTTGGTATGATATTTGTAGGAAGATTCGCGTGTTTTATGATTTTCGTTTTGAGAAGGGTAAGTTGGGAGAATTAATGGGTAGGAATAAGagtatttttcttgattaCCCGGAAGAGGTTTTGGTTCAAAAGGTGGAGTACTTTTGTAGATTTGGTGTTGGAAATGAGGATGTAGGTTTGTTGCTTCTTAAGAGCCCGGagattttgagttttgatttggAGACACAAGTGATTTCGGTGAAAGGACTTTTGAACCATCTTGGATTGAGTGCCAAAGAGTTGAAATCAGTTAGTGAAAAGTACCCTTATGTGTTGGGAAGGAACAAAATGGCTAATTTGCCTTATGTGATTAGAGCGGCAGATCTACAAGATTGGTTCTTTAATAAGATTACTAATGGATATTATAAACTGTTGGGGAATTATGCCTTGAGCAATCCTGATGAAGATTTGGATCGAGAATTTGGAGATAGCTTGGAGAAGCTCCTATCTTCCTCAAGAACTCCACGGCATACAATGAATAAGTTGACGTTCTTGCATGGAATTGGTTATGGAGAAAACACTTTGACTTTAAAGGTGCTAGCTAAAGCACATGGCACTGGTAGTGAGTTACAGGAACGATTTGATTGCCTTCTTCGTAATGGCGTTGCATtctcaaagttgtgtatgaTGATAAGATTGACGCCAAAGATCCTGAACCAGAATCCAGAAACCATTGAACAGAAGTTGGACTTCCTCTGCCAGGACTTGGGTTCTTCTTTGGACTACCTTTATGCGTTTCCaacatttttatgttttgacTTAGAATATAGGATTAAGCCCAGGTACAAATTCCACATGTGGCTAGTAGAGAATGGTTTGTGCACCAAAAATTACTCCATTGCAAGCATGGTTGCAACTAGTGAAAAGAGTTTCATATCTCGCATTTATGGAATTCATCCGGCTGCTCCAAAACAGTGGTTGGAGTGTTTCTTCTGTAAAAGACCCAGTAAAAGTTGCTAG
- the LOC102610309 gene encoding probable mitochondrial import inner membrane translocase subunit TIM21, which yields MYHLRRSAISSVRSGLSCALKSEKRLLFPVSSSASAVENSAKSFSTALRSDFARPASADSKQISNGVSAHFRGQCNRGYIVNLRLPFQQMDSRVANSKTYCSARSFASKTSKQGTETSSEPKKDISTVEDPFDAPTYNIPEKPVTFTEGASYSLIILAGLGVAGAAAYAVFKELIFEPKEYKIFNKALKRIQDDGQVRVRIGSPITGYGQESRNRAARQRIPNRVYTDEFGIEHVEVNFYIRGPHGAGKVFTEMFKDKEDKQWKFTYLIVEITSPYKAQLMLESYMPAAPA from the exons ATGTACCATTTACGAAGATCAGCAATATCGTCTGTTAGAAGCGGATTGTCTTGTGCTTTAAAGTCCGAAAAGCGCTTACTTTTTCCAGTTTCATCGTCAGCCTCCGCAGTTGAAAATTCGGCCAAAAGC TTTTCGACAGCGCTAAGGTCAGATTTTGCAAGACCAGCTTCTGCTGATTCTAAGCAAATTTCTAATG GAGTCTCTGCTCATTTTAGAGGACAATGTAATAGAGGATACATTGTTAATCTTCGGTTGCCCTTCCAACAAATGGATAGTCGTGTAGCAAACTCCAAAACTTATTGCTCTGCTAGATCCTTTGCATCAAAAACTTCAAAGCAAGGAACAGAAACGTCATCTGAG CCCAAAAAGGACATATCAACTGTTGAGGATCCCTTTGATGCTCCTACATACAATATCCCTGAGAAACCGGTGACATTTACAGAAGGGGCTTCGTACAGTCTTATAATTCTTGCAGGGCTTGGGGTTGCTGGTGCCGCAGCATATGCTGTTTTCAAGGAGCTCATATTTGAACCAAAAGA gtataaaatttttaacaaggCTCTCAAAAGGATCCAGGACGATGGTCAG GTTAGAGTGAGGATTGGATCCCCCATAACGGGGTATGGTCAGGAAAGTAGAAATCGTGCTGCTCGTCAGCGCATTCCAAATAGGGTATATACCGATGAATTTGGCATAGAGCATGTTGAG GTTAATTTCTATATTCGGGGGCCTCATGGAGCTGGAAAAGTTTTCACTGAGATGTTCAAAGACAAAGAGGACAAGCAGTGGAAGTTTACATACTTGATTGTTGAGATAACTTCACCTTATAAGGCACAATTGATGCTGGAGTCTTACATGCCAGCAGCGCCAGCTTAG
- the LOC102609789 gene encoding uncharacterized protein LOC102609789 isoform X3 yields MESDTDAGVNGTHWWWTLASTGQLGWGIASFRKGYAGDSRLMPVKAFGVASLFVGSAASASLAFLQASGIRRRLARSGCKYQNATWYSFKNTSQKNG; encoded by the exons ATGGAGAGTGATACCGATGCCGGAGTTAACGGGACCCACTGGTGGTGGACCCTGGCAAGCACGGGCCAATTAGGTTGGGGCATCGCCTCGTTTCGGAAAGGCTACGCCGGCGATTCACGCCTGATGCCGGTTAAAGCATTTGGTGTCGCCTCCTTGTTTGTTGGCTCCGCCGCCTCCGCCTCCCTCGCTTTCCTTCAAGCTTCCGGCATTC GTAGAAGACTTGCTAGAAGTGGGTGCAAATATCAGAACGCGACTTGGTATTCCTTCAAGAACACCTCACAA AAAAACGGATGA
- the LOC102609789 gene encoding uncharacterized protein LOC102609789 isoform X2 yields MESDTDAGVNGTHWWWTLASTGQLGWGIASFRKGYAGDSRLMPVKAFGVASLFVGSAASASLAFLQASGIRKVEDLLEVGANIRTRLGIPSRTPHKKTDDL; encoded by the exons ATGGAGAGTGATACCGATGCCGGAGTTAACGGGACCCACTGGTGGTGGACCCTGGCAAGCACGGGCCAATTAGGTTGGGGCATCGCCTCGTTTCGGAAAGGCTACGCCGGCGATTCACGCCTGATGCCGGTTAAAGCATTTGGTGTCGCCTCCTTGTTTGTTGGCTCCGCCGCCTCCGCCTCCCTCGCTTTCCTTCAAGCTTCCGGCATTCGTAAG GTAGAAGACTTGCTAGAAGTGGGTGCAAATATCAGAACGCGACTTGGTATTCCTTCAAGAACACCTCACAA AAAAACGGATGATTTATGA
- the LOC102609789 gene encoding uncharacterized protein LOC102609789 isoform X1, with product MESDTDAGVNGTHWWWTLASTGQLGWGIASFRKGYAGDSRLMPVKAFGVASLFVGSAASASLAFLQASGIRKVNTGRRLARSGCKYQNATWYSFKNTSQKNG from the exons ATGGAGAGTGATACCGATGCCGGAGTTAACGGGACCCACTGGTGGTGGACCCTGGCAAGCACGGGCCAATTAGGTTGGGGCATCGCCTCGTTTCGGAAAGGCTACGCCGGCGATTCACGCCTGATGCCGGTTAAAGCATTTGGTGTCGCCTCCTTGTTTGTTGGCTCCGCCGCCTCCGCCTCCCTCGCTTTCCTTCAAGCTTCCGGCATTCGTAAG GTAAATACAGGTAGAAGACTTGCTAGAAGTGGGTGCAAATATCAGAACGCGACTTGGTATTCCTTCAAGAACACCTCACAA AAAAACGGATGA
- the LOC102609123 gene encoding uncharacterized protein LOC102609123 isoform X1 — translation MVFHSEIKMNETPPSKPAPNSHSLPPSPSLTAVKSQSQQPLHNFSLTDLKWAMNHTNTNRFRKPSDSSHKSPHYDAAVSDKHKRPLLQVQGVKSALGVEKLADGKSTSGHGHDAAENLVNEPAPALSSDGSRSKIFIRIKTKTTKVADEVADAGDHNAVVPDDDSDDLLVPKTWNLRPRRLITKVNNNNIVNVKGGGGALKIGGGAAQEIKPPEKKDTDKDKEREKEKEKEKKEKMKFSISLKKEEIEDDFFAMTGAKPSRRPKKRAKNVQKQLDYVFPGLWLASITPESYKVNNGTKKVKG, via the exons ATGGTGTTTCATTCAGAGATTAAGATGAACGAAACGCCGCCGTCGAAGCCCGCTCCCAATTCACATTCACTCCCACCATCACCATCATTAACCGCCGTCAAATCTCAATCCCAGCAGCCGCTTCATAACTTCTCTTTAACTGACTTAAAATGGGCCATGAACCACACCAACACTAACCGTTTCCGCAAGCCCTCCGATTCTTCTCACAAATCTCCTCATTACGACGCCGCTGTTTCTGACAAACACAAACGGCCGCTGCTTCAAGTTCAGGGTGTGAAATCCGCACTTGGAGTTGAAAAGCTGGCCGATGGGAAATCCACTTCTGGCCATGGCCATGACGCGGCGGAGAATTTGGTGAACGAACCGGCTCCTGCTCTGTCGTCTGATGGAAGTAGATCAAAGATATTTATTCGAATCAAGACGAAGACTACTAAAGTTGCTGATGAGGTTGCGGATGCGGGGGATCACAACGCCGTCGTTCCTGATGATGATTCCGACGACCTATTGGTGCCTAAGACTTGGAATTTGCGGCCGAGGAGGCTTATCACTAAGGTTAACAACAATAACATTGTTAATGTGAAAGGAGGAGGAGGTGCTTTGAAGATCGGCGGGGGAGCTGCGCAGGAGATTAAACCTCCGGAGAAGAAAGACACAGACAAAGACaaggagagagagaaggaaaaagagaaggagaagaaagagaaaatgaaattctcaATCTCGCTTAAGAAGGAAGAGATTGAAGATGACTTTTTTGCCATGACTGGGGCTAAGCCTTCTAGAAGGCCAAAGAAGAGAGCTAAGAATGTACAGAAGCAACTCGAT TATGTTTTTCCTGGCTTGTGGTTGGCTTCCATAACTCCCGAGTCCTACAAGGTTAACAATGGCACCAAAAAGGTTAAG GGCTAG
- the LOC102609123 gene encoding uncharacterized protein LOC102609123 isoform X2, producing the protein MVFHSEIKMNETPPSKPAPNSHSLPPSPSLTAVKSQSQQPLHNFSLTDLKWAMNHTNTNRFRKPSDSSHKSPHYDAAVSDKHKRPLLQVQGVKSALGVEKLADGKSTSGHGHDAAENLVNEPAPALSSDGSRSKIFIRIKTKTTKVADEVADAGDHNAVVPDDDSDDLLVPKTWNLRPRRLITKVNNNNIVNVKGGGGALKIGGGAAQEIKPPEKKDTDKDKEREKEKEKEKKEKMKFSISLKKEEIEDDFFAMTGAKPSRRPKKRAKNVQKQLDYVFPGLWLASITPESYKVNNGTKKG; encoded by the exons ATGGTGTTTCATTCAGAGATTAAGATGAACGAAACGCCGCCGTCGAAGCCCGCTCCCAATTCACATTCACTCCCACCATCACCATCATTAACCGCCGTCAAATCTCAATCCCAGCAGCCGCTTCATAACTTCTCTTTAACTGACTTAAAATGGGCCATGAACCACACCAACACTAACCGTTTCCGCAAGCCCTCCGATTCTTCTCACAAATCTCCTCATTACGACGCCGCTGTTTCTGACAAACACAAACGGCCGCTGCTTCAAGTTCAGGGTGTGAAATCCGCACTTGGAGTTGAAAAGCTGGCCGATGGGAAATCCACTTCTGGCCATGGCCATGACGCGGCGGAGAATTTGGTGAACGAACCGGCTCCTGCTCTGTCGTCTGATGGAAGTAGATCAAAGATATTTATTCGAATCAAGACGAAGACTACTAAAGTTGCTGATGAGGTTGCGGATGCGGGGGATCACAACGCCGTCGTTCCTGATGATGATTCCGACGACCTATTGGTGCCTAAGACTTGGAATTTGCGGCCGAGGAGGCTTATCACTAAGGTTAACAACAATAACATTGTTAATGTGAAAGGAGGAGGAGGTGCTTTGAAGATCGGCGGGGGAGCTGCGCAGGAGATTAAACCTCCGGAGAAGAAAGACACAGACAAAGACaaggagagagagaaggaaaaagagaaggagaagaaagagaaaatgaaattctcaATCTCGCTTAAGAAGGAAGAGATTGAAGATGACTTTTTTGCCATGACTGGGGCTAAGCCTTCTAGAAGGCCAAAGAAGAGAGCTAAGAATGTACAGAAGCAACTCGAT TATGTTTTTCCTGGCTTGTGGTTGGCTTCCATAACTCCCGAGTCCTACAAGGTTAACAATGGCACCAAAAAG GGCTAG